One Peribacillus simplex NBRC 15720 = DSM 1321 genomic region harbors:
- a CDS encoding flavin monoamine oxidase family protein, whose product MLAVIRNGLGTSQIPKKIIIIGAGMSGLVAASLLKQAGHDVTILEASGRVGGRVFTIREPFSNGSYLEAGAMRIPNYHYLVAEYIKKYGLRVNTFVNATPNDPIYANGIKTTAAIYQRNPDILRYPVAPHERGKTAEELLNMAIKPVTDFIIQNPRRNWEIVIKEFDKYSMSFFLQYNPVGVSLSTGAIESIKVLMGLEGFPELSFPAILRELMPLFNPDIKFFAIEGGNDRLPYAFLPELKDNLNFRYEVTKIVQHDNQVTIHSKHTQSKRPLTVTGDLAIVTIPLQLLQFIDIEPRNSFSHNKWKAIRELHYAASTKIGLQFTHRFWEKEGIFGGKLTTDLPIRFSYYPSQTSNQSESGLILASYTWEDDATLWDILPENDRIQQSLKNLAVVHGTQVYDHFLSGASYSWTLNQYAFGAFSMFKPGQETDLFPYIPTPEGRVHFAGEHTSTVPAWIEGAIQSGIRVAHEVTNLPRTLSEPF is encoded by the coding sequence ATGCTCGCTGTGATCAGAAATGGCCTTGGAACTTCCCAAATCCCCAAAAAAATCATTATCATTGGTGCCGGCATGTCTGGGTTGGTTGCAGCATCCCTTTTAAAACAAGCGGGACACGATGTAACGATATTGGAAGCATCCGGGAGGGTCGGTGGGCGTGTTTTTACCATTCGGGAGCCATTTTCAAATGGTTCCTACCTTGAAGCCGGTGCCATGCGCATCCCGAATTATCATTACTTAGTTGCTGAATACATCAAGAAGTATGGTTTACGAGTCAACACTTTTGTGAATGCGACTCCTAATGATCCCATTTATGCCAATGGAATCAAGACGACCGCTGCTATATATCAACGGAACCCGGATATACTGAGGTACCCTGTTGCTCCCCATGAAAGAGGCAAAACAGCTGAAGAATTACTCAACATGGCGATTAAGCCTGTGACTGACTTCATCATTCAAAACCCACGTAGAAATTGGGAAATAGTCATTAAAGAATTTGATAAATACTCCATGAGCTTCTTTTTGCAGTACAATCCTGTAGGGGTGAGTCTATCCACCGGGGCGATTGAAAGCATCAAAGTCCTAATGGGTTTAGAAGGATTCCCTGAACTTTCTTTTCCGGCCATTCTTCGGGAGCTTATGCCGCTCTTTAATCCGGACATAAAGTTTTTTGCAATCGAAGGAGGAAACGACCGGCTTCCTTATGCTTTTCTACCGGAATTGAAGGATAATCTAAACTTCAGATATGAAGTGACAAAGATCGTTCAACATGATAATCAAGTAACCATCCATTCCAAACATACTCAAAGCAAAAGACCCTTAACGGTCACCGGTGACCTTGCCATCGTGACTATCCCTCTTCAATTGCTGCAATTTATAGATATTGAACCCCGGAATTCCTTTTCCCATAATAAGTGGAAGGCAATAAGGGAACTCCATTATGCTGCGTCCACAAAAATTGGACTTCAGTTCACACATAGGTTTTGGGAAAAGGAAGGAATCTTCGGCGGTAAATTGACGACCGATTTACCCATTAGATTTTCTTATTACCCCAGCCAAACGAGCAACCAGAGTGAATCCGGTCTCATCTTAGCAAGTTATACATGGGAAGATGACGCCACTTTATGGGATATTCTCCCTGAAAATGATCGTATACAACAATCATTGAAAAACTTGGCAGTGGTCCATGGAACACAAGTATACGACCATTTTTTATCAGGAGCTTCTTATAGCTGGACACTGAATCAGTATGCCTTCGGCGCTTTCTCCATGTTTAAACCTGGTCAGGAAACGGACTTGTTTCCATACATCCCAACCCCTGAAGGAAGGGTCCACTTCGCTGGTGAGCATACATCAACCGTACCAGCATGGATTGAAGGTGCCATTCAGTCCGGTATCAGGGTTGCACATGAAGTGACGAATCTGCCTAGAACATTGAGTGAGCCTTTTTAA
- a CDS encoding Ger(x)C family spore germination protein, giving the protein MKRLWLILLIPLLTGCWDSRNIEELSLVVGMGIDNSKKKDEIKLTQQILVPPGSSIQENQAQLKYKNVTVSAKTLHEAIRDSLLITNTVLTNHQRILIINEDVLKKVPMEAIINQSIRDNNTRRSCLVYLTKRPTKEILGLADDGEIPSNVIYELKDNVERTNKILPPLTMGKASSSLQSDGSFAIQAVDIRGGKLILEGAGVINNSKLVGVMNEEDIAALNWLNGKVKGGIIEAVQHGKPLSVEVIKRTRRKVTTELNGDHLTINVKVGYTVRLSEDWYGKENSFEEAYLKEIERIAEAEVKKDVKKIVYKLQHEYKTGVAGFYRYVENQHPKFWEKNKQKWDEVFSKADINYDVDLRVIDFGSKGGIK; this is encoded by the coding sequence ATGAAAAGATTATGGTTAATCTTGCTTATTCCTTTGCTTACAGGCTGTTGGGACAGTCGAAATATTGAAGAATTATCCCTTGTGGTCGGAATGGGAATCGATAATAGTAAAAAGAAAGACGAAATTAAGTTAACACAGCAAATTCTGGTACCTCCAGGAAGTAGTATTCAGGAGAATCAAGCTCAATTAAAATATAAGAATGTTACCGTCAGTGCCAAAACGTTACATGAAGCAATAAGGGATTCTTTGCTCATAACCAATACGGTTTTAACCAATCATCAGCGTATCCTGATCATTAATGAAGATGTATTAAAGAAAGTACCTATGGAAGCTATCATTAATCAGTCCATACGAGATAACAATACAAGAAGAAGTTGTCTTGTTTATTTAACAAAGAGACCGACAAAAGAAATTTTGGGACTAGCCGACGATGGGGAGATCCCTTCGAATGTAATTTATGAATTGAAAGATAATGTGGAGCGAACGAATAAAATCCTTCCGCCTTTAACAATGGGCAAAGCTTCCTCAAGTTTGCAATCAGATGGAAGCTTTGCCATTCAGGCCGTTGATATAAGGGGTGGGAAATTAATATTGGAGGGTGCAGGGGTGATCAACAATTCAAAGTTGGTCGGGGTCATGAATGAGGAGGATATAGCTGCTTTAAATTGGTTGAACGGAAAGGTGAAAGGCGGGATAATCGAAGCGGTCCAACACGGCAAGCCTTTAAGTGTTGAAGTGATCAAAAGGACAAGGAGGAAAGTCACGACGGAATTGAACGGGGATCATTTGACGATAAATGTTAAGGTCGGTTACACAGTTAGACTTTCGGAAGATTGGTATGGTAAGGAAAATTCATTTGAAGAAGCCTATTTAAAAGAGATTGAGCGTATTGCCGAGGCTGAAGTTAAAAAGGATGTCAAGAAAATCGTATACAAATTACAGCATGAATATAAAACAGGAGTAGCAGGATTTTATCGTTATGTGGAAAATCAACATCCAAAGTTTTGGGAGAAAAATAAGCAGAAATGGGACGAAGTTTTCAGTAAAGCCGATATTAATTATGATGTGGATTTAAGGGTCATAGACTTCGGTTCAAAAGGAGGGATAAAGTGA
- a CDS encoding GerAB/ArcD/ProY family transporter, whose amino-acid sequence MSQADGKILSGELASIISCAMLGVGMLTLPRTITEKVNSSDGWIVLILNGFIIALLICLLVVMLKKHKVISYFTYMEEAYGKWLSKIIGLIVVFYFIGVASFEVLAMSEMVRFYLLEDTPVEILLLTLILASVHLLTGKIKAIAKVCVFFLPLTIVIVLFIYMFSIKVVDIKNLQPVLGKGFLPVMKGMGSGTLSFFGIELFIFLFGVVKNQNKIKSGVLIGFFIPMILYVITYVLVVATLTVHEVKAVTWPTISFIQSYEVKGIFIERLELFLLITWILQFFCTHAIYYYFAAEGLTKIFNNSYSTNLIVLVPIIFFLAKIPKNTIEIFKMSDLLGYVFPFILIGLPIITFAIVQVKRSRRSG is encoded by the coding sequence TTGAGCCAAGCAGACGGCAAAATTCTTAGCGGGGAATTGGCCTCGATCATTTCATGCGCCATGTTAGGAGTTGGGATGCTTACGCTTCCAAGGACGATAACGGAAAAAGTTAATTCATCCGATGGATGGATCGTCTTGATTCTAAATGGGTTCATTATTGCCCTTTTAATATGCCTATTGGTTGTAATGTTAAAAAAACATAAAGTTATAAGCTATTTCACATACATGGAGGAGGCATATGGAAAGTGGCTCTCCAAAATTATTGGATTGATCGTGGTGTTTTACTTTATAGGAGTGGCCAGCTTTGAAGTGCTTGCCATGAGTGAAATGGTCCGATTTTATTTGTTGGAGGATACGCCGGTTGAAATATTGTTGCTCACATTGATTTTAGCGAGTGTCCATCTATTGACAGGCAAAATTAAAGCCATTGCAAAGGTGTGCGTCTTCTTTCTTCCTCTGACAATTGTCATCGTTTTGTTCATTTATATGTTCAGTATTAAAGTAGTCGATATAAAAAACCTGCAGCCTGTTCTTGGAAAAGGGTTTCTCCCTGTGATGAAAGGAATGGGCTCCGGGACTTTGTCTTTTTTTGGAATTGAACTTTTCATCTTTTTGTTTGGCGTCGTTAAAAATCAAAACAAGATAAAAAGTGGCGTTTTAATCGGTTTTTTCATACCGATGATATTATATGTGATTACATATGTTCTGGTAGTCGCTACACTGACTGTTCATGAAGTCAAAGCTGTTACATGGCCAACCATTTCTTTTATTCAATCGTATGAAGTAAAAGGGATATTTATAGAGCGTTTAGAGCTGTTTCTCTTAATCACCTGGATTCTTCAGTTCTTTTGTACACATGCAATTTACTATTACTTCGCAGCAGAAGGACTGACGAAAATTTTCAACAATTCATATTCAACGAACCTTATTGTTTTGGTTCCAATCATTTTTTTTCTCGCCAAAATCCCTAAAAATACAATCGAGATTTTTAAAATGAGCGATTTGCTGGGCTATGTATTTCCCTTTATATTGATTGGCTTGCCAATTATTACATTCGCAATCGTTCAAGTGAAAAGGAGTAGAAGAAGCGGATGA